In Gadus morhua chromosome 9, gadMor3.0, whole genome shotgun sequence, the sequence GCGTCCGCCTTTGGAAAGGTGAGGCGGGAGATTTAGGACCAGCTGTTGGATTATTCTATTCAAATGTTCATTGAATCTAAAGTTGGGTTAATTAAGTAAATGTTTATGTACATTAGGAACTAGTTTATTATGTTTTATAAGCCACTAATTATGATGAAGTATGAAATTCTTCttcttaaaaaaatgtaagtaatTACTATTTATAAAATACTGAAATTAATAAACCTTTCAAGAACGGGGGTCCTTGATCtaatttacattttttgtaTACTTTTAATGCATCAACTTCTTTCTTTGAAATAATACTGCCGCCATTAATAATGAGGAATCTGTTGTTTCTATAGCTGGTATATTATGCCGCTGATCTGATCTGgtgtcttctctcccctccgtcTGGTAGAACCTGCTCCCCAGAGTGGCAGCCAAGCTAGACGTGGCCCCCATCTCAGATATCATCGAGATCCAGTCCCCAGACACCTTTGTCAGAACCATCTATGCGGGTGAGGGCCGCCGGGGTCCGGTCCATGTAGTCTGGTGAACTTCTCCATGTAGGTCACTGTTTGTTGGACCGTGGTGTTGACGGGTGGTGATGTTTGCTCCAGGTAACGCCCTAAGCACGGTGAAGTGCAACGAGTCCGTGAAGGTGTTCACCGTCCGAGGGACGGCGTTCGAACCCGCAGCGTCGGAGGGAGGCAGCGCTACGTCAGAAGACGGTAGGAGGCAAACGTGACGCGTTATAATCGTTGAACTTGAATGAATCCCACGTTTTGATTGGTCGTTTGCCTCTGGATGTTTGGAGTGCagtggcctcctcctccgccgtcgGGGTCTCTGAGTGGCTGGAGCAGAACCTGAGCAAGAGCGACCGCCCGGAGCTGGCCGGCGCTAAGGTGGTGGTGTCGGGAGGTAGGAgcactccctgtgtgtgtgtgtgtgtgtgtgtgtgtgtgtgtgtgtgtgtgtgtgtgtgtgtgtgtgtgtgtgtgtgtgtcctaagtTGGTGGTGTCAGGAGGTAGGAACACAATTCAccctgcttgcgtgtgtgtgtaaaaaaaatgcaatatcgTTGTTGAATATTgcaatgatttatttattattatatcattacATATAAATAGTGTCAACCAATTTTAAAAACAAAGACTTAGAAACAATTAGATTTATCAGTCAACCCCTCAGccggtttgtttgtgtgtttttacctTTCGTTACATTTCTCTCTGCTTTTGTGTGTAATCTAAACCAAACAGTAGTTTGTTCCATCAGACCTGAGACGTTTGTTTGTTTCCAGGGAGGGGCTTAAAGAGTGGGGAGAACTTCCAGCTGCTCTACGACCTCGCTGAGACCATGAACGCTGCAGGTTAGATACacgtgatgtgtgtgttcctgtaccGTGTGGTTAGGGCTCGTATTGTGTGGTTGGAGCTCAAATTGTGTGTTTGGATATACTGTGATATTGTGTGGTAGTAGTATGTATTGGATTGTGTATtgtagtgtatgtatgtatagtgatattgtgtattgtgtttCCAGTGGGGGCGTCCAGAGCAGCAGTGGATGCTGGGTATGTTCCAAATGACATGCAGGTGGGACAGACCGGCAAGATCGTAGCACCAGTAAGTGTTACTTTCCCCATTATGAACCCTGTACCCCTTCGTCTCCGGTCTCCCAGTGGCCTCCCAGTGGCCTCCCAGTGGCCTCCCATTAACCTGTGATCTGTCGTGGTTGAGCCACAGCACAGTGGTACTAATTGATCTTCTGGGAAAATTGTTGGCCGGCTTAATTTTGACATTTTTGAAGTACGGTAAAGCATAGATGGTTTAAACATGCGTAATCATTTGGTGGAGGATAGACAGTCTTGGTACATCAGACCCTCCCAGCCTCTGCCTTTCTTCGTCTTTGACCACTACTAGTCACAGGGTTTAGTTTTGACCTCATCAGACACAAACGCAGCTGGAATAATGAGAGGGAAAGAAATGAACACATTCTTAAGCGATAATGGCAGAATGTTTTGgagtttaaatataaatatgtggACATGTGTAACCTCAATGCACAATCTGTAACTGGTCCTTGAGAAATTAGATGCGAATTTCATAAAACGTGCAAACAAAATCCACCATCCTTCGGTTACTTTTGTTCTAAAACGCTGTCTTTCCACTCTGGGTTGTTTCCGAAGTGTGCTCCGGTCGTGACGGATTTCCCGGTGTTTCTAAAAAGGTTATCTCTCCATTATCTGATTCCTCTCTGATACCACAGCTGCGATTACCCACACATTAGCGCCAATAAAGCGCAGTGGATGGCGCATTACGCGCCCTAAGTGATTTAGCTGATCCATTAAGGTCTGCTGCTCTGGTGTCTGCACTCCCAGACTCAGCCCGCCTGTCTCAATCACATTGTACTCAAATGTTTTGACCAGCTTCTTGTGTCCTGCCCTAATGTGCTCAATTCAATTTCGTTTTTTTGCAGTGCGAAGCCATTCCTTTTTAGTTAAAGGTTTTTCTGATCTGATATTTAAGACAAATTCCGGTGCCATTTATTGTCACAGAGAGGGGCAACGTCAAATCAGACAGGCCTCTGTTTCACTTGACATATTCTTTTGAGATGGTTGGTCACTACTCCTCAGTGTAGACAAAGCTGCTTGGGGACTCTTTTCATGGGCCCACCTCCACGCCCTGACGGCGGTCCACTCAGAAAAAGGACCGGTTCCTCAATCCTAATGCCATGATAATACTTCAGAGATACAACCAATCTGCATGCAGAGGCCGGCCCTCCTCTTGCCAACCTGGTGTTTTTGTTACAGTTCAATCGGCCTCTGCCAATCAAATTCAGTCTGTGTTCAGCCATGGAGCACTCAGTATTACAGCCCTGGTCGTTTTGTGCTGACAAATGGATGGCGTGTTCTTTTTGAGGCCCTCTGAAATATTGATatggcggtgcattaagcagaGAGCCGTCCCTGAGGGACtagaagagatggagagaggggccCCACAACGGCTCCTCATCAACGGGCGTTGTTTGTACTATCAGGCGGGGCGACTGTTACTGAACCCAGCCTTCACCTGTTGGGCTCAAGCGGGCTACTTTTGCTCTGTTTTATTCTGTGTTATTTGACCATTCCCAGGAACTCTACATCGCTGTGGGAATCTCAGGCGCCATCCAACATCTGGCCGGGATGAAGGACAGCAAGgtggggttgttgttgttgttgttgttgtggtggttgttgttgttggacaGTGTTTGAGGTTCAAGCTCTGATGCTTAAGGATCACCTCAGACTGACGGCTTGGGATTAATCTTCCTCGTCATTTAGTTTTTAGTggtttttagggttagggtttaaagTAGTATTTATAGTTTTCTGGTCGGTTCTATTCATTGACattattctatatatttattttcagacTATTGTTGCCATCAACAAGGACCCAGAAGCCCCCATCTTCCTGGTGAGCGACTTCGGCCTGGTGGCGGACCTCTTCAAGGTGAGATcgctcccacctcctctcctctctgcaggGAGCCTGTCTTTAATGGCTTTACACGCTGCTCTCAGCTGTTAACACTTAATATGTTTCCTGGCACTCTATTTAATCACCCGAGTGATCGGACCCACACACAGGGGCCGAGTGCGCGTACTCATAAAACAATTTCCCTGCTAAATTTTGCACGGCCGCATTATTGCCCTCTCTAATGCAAATGTGCAGCCGCTGAATTATTAACTTCCTGAATTAATGAGAGGGTGAGTTGTGGCCGACGCGCGTCGATACAACGGAGCAAAAATCAATCCATCGTCTGTCTGGCCTCCCTCCTGGAGAAATAATCCATAGCAAGGTGCAGAGTAGAAACTTTCCAGGGTCACATGCAGCAGCCGCCACTTACCATTGATCCTGCTGCCTAGCTGCTctctggtaggggggggggctctaggtGGACCAATGGGATGTCTGAGACGGGGAGGGGGTCGTTGAGA encodes:
- the etfa gene encoding electron transfer flavoprotein subunit alpha, mitochondrial — protein: MQATTWSVPKKNTALDISRELSTTTFSMLVAQLASFINREGVVFTMHRAINKTRQLAGFLQRFQSTLVVAEHNNDKLTPITLSAITAANKLGGEVSCLVAGTDCAKVVAELSKVLGVNKVLVAQHDAFKGALPEELTPIILATQQQFKFTHICAGASAFGKNLLPRVAAKLDVAPISDIIEIQSPDTFVRTIYAGNALSTVKCNESVKVFTVRGTAFEPAASEGGSATSEDVASSSAVGVSEWLEQNLSKSDRPELAGAKVVVSGGRGLKSGENFQLLYDLAETMNAAVGASRAAVDAGYVPNDMQVGQTGKIVAPELYIAVGISGAIQHLAGMKDSKTIVAINKDPEAPIFLVSDFGLVADLFKAVPEMTAALRK